Part of the Sandaracinaceae bacterium genome, GGGTCCGGGCGGGGGACGGGGGCGGCGCCGGGCACCTGCCCACCGCGTGGCGCGGCGACGTGGAGCGCATCCGCGTCCGGCGCGTCCGAGACGCCTACGCCGTGCAGCTGCGCGCGGACGACGGCTGGTGGTCGGTGGTGGTGGACGGCGCGGCCACGCGGACCGACGACACGGTCTCGCACCGGCTCGCGTCCCGACTCCCCGTCTTCGCCTGGCCCGCGATCGGCCTGGCTTTCCTGCTCAGCGCGACCTTGCTCGCGCGAGCGCTCGCGCCGCTGGGTGAGGTGCGCCGGATGTACGGCGCGCCCGCGACCGAGCGTCCTCCGCTCGAGCAGCTTCGCGCCGCGCGCCGTGACGCGCTCCGGGCCGCGTGGACCATCGTCGGCGTGCTGGCCGGCCCGGCGCTGCTCGCGGTGAGCGCGGGCGTTGTCGCGTTCACCCGATGAAACGCGCCGCGAGGTCCACGATGTCTTGCAGCTCGAACGGCTTCTCCAGCGTCGCCACCGCGCCGCAGCGCTCGCCGAGCTCTCGCCGAGCCAGCGAGGCGGTGACGAAGATCACCGGCGGCGTCGCGTCGCCGAGACGATCGCGCAGCCTGGCGCAGAACGCCTCGCCGTCCATGTGCGGCATCATCAGGTCCGCGAAGACGAGGCTCGGCGACTCACGCTCGGCCACCGCGAGCGCCTCGATGGGATCGATCGCGCCGAGCACGCGGTGTCCGTCGTGCTCGAGCACACGCGTGATCAGGCGAACCATCTCGACGTCGTCGTCGAGGACGAGAATTGGGCCACTGCTCCCCAACACCGCCAGAGCGTAGCGAGCCCTCGCCATCGCACAAGGCGAATGGTCGAGCCTCCTTCGCCTGGTGACGAGCGGACGCCCCGCGTATGCTCCGCGTCCGATGGCACCGACCGCCGAGGGCGAAGAATTGGACCGCGAAGAGAGCGTCGAGCTGCCCGGTGAGCTGCCCGGCCAGGGGACCCGCGAGGGCTCGAAGCTGCGCGAGGCGCACCGCGCCTTCGACGCGGGAGACTTTCGCATGGTGCGGCAGCGCTGCGACGAGCTGCGCGACGCCGAGGATCCCGAGGTGCGCGCGGCGGCGGAAGCGCTGCGGAGCCGCACCGAGGTCGACCCGGTGCAGGTCGTCGTCGTGCTGGCGTGCTTCGCGCTCGTGGGCGCCATCGCAACCGTCTGGATTCTCTGATGAAGCACGTGACCCCGTTGCTCTCGAGCCTGCTGATCTCCCTGTGCGCCGCGCTGATCGCGGGACCGTCCGCTGGCTGCGGCCCGGCCACGCCGCAAGCCGAAGAGCCCAGCGTCGACCGGCTCGCGCCCACCACGCTCTACCCGATGGAGCCGGGCACGCAGTGGGTCTACGACGTCGACACCGGCGGCGGAGAGCCGCCGACCCTCGGCATCTTCGAGGTCATCGAGGCGGTCGGCCACCAGCGGCAGATCGCCAACAACCGCGGCATGACGTCG contains:
- a CDS encoding response regulator, whose product is MLGSSGPILVLDDDVEMVRLITRVLEHDGHRVLGAIDPIEALAVAERESPSLVFADLMMPHMDGEAFCARLRDRLGDATPPVIFVTASLARRELGERCGAVATLEKPFELQDIVDLAARFIG